Proteins encoded within one genomic window of Halodesulfurarchaeum formicicum:
- a CDS encoding DNA double-strand break repair nuclease NurA, producing MTIDPVHYDGIAALASRIRHDADPEAHRDLAETVWAEHLDPLRTDGDPVLEPIESVARRAAPIDDLALQAAPFETAHGLDSGTINPTTFKNGLLLDLAQAAMAAVPSDLDLHRARTYIMPVHSNDASVNHGTDGWDPFDEDHGRGRIVQTEALARDEERIVHGLALYLAESHHALEHAHRVEDVLFLDGPLYPKGLLHWRGRHGSIAELAGENDLVAEVLENYVALVETFLEREIPLVGFVKSPQSRGLIRALAETGRPSPWASDAAFFSQVLEQREGGGRRNERVTDQLSWTGWFRSRLGADAVFAGPEADLGVTRDRPAPDYEVAFFVIYDPRTELLFKAELPGGFAEDPAVRSAVEQYVLRGVAAERGPPLPIAKADELARIGSEGKAELVRRLEVAFDTSEDRNYDAERWGPEF from the coding sequence ATGACAATCGACCCCGTCCACTACGACGGGATCGCCGCCCTCGCCAGTCGCATTCGCCACGACGCCGACCCCGAGGCCCACCGGGACCTCGCCGAGACCGTCTGGGCCGAGCATCTCGATCCGCTCCGGACGGACGGGGACCCGGTGCTGGAACCGATCGAGTCGGTGGCTCGCCGGGCCGCGCCGATCGACGACCTGGCCCTGCAGGCGGCCCCCTTCGAGACGGCCCACGGCCTCGATTCCGGCACGATCAACCCGACGACGTTCAAGAACGGGCTCCTGCTCGACCTCGCGCAGGCGGCGATGGCGGCTGTGCCCTCCGATCTGGACCTCCATCGCGCCCGGACCTACATCATGCCGGTCCACTCCAACGACGCCTCCGTCAATCACGGGACGGATGGGTGGGACCCCTTCGACGAGGATCACGGCCGGGGTCGGATCGTCCAGACCGAGGCCCTGGCCCGCGACGAGGAGCGGATCGTCCACGGCCTGGCGCTCTACCTCGCCGAGAGCCACCACGCACTCGAACACGCCCACCGGGTGGAGGACGTGCTCTTCCTCGATGGCCCGCTGTATCCCAAAGGGCTGCTCCACTGGCGGGGCCGCCACGGTTCGATCGCGGAACTCGCTGGGGAGAACGATCTGGTGGCGGAGGTCCTCGAGAACTACGTCGCCCTCGTTGAGACGTTCCTGGAGCGGGAGATTCCCCTGGTCGGCTTCGTCAAGAGTCCCCAGTCCCGTGGGCTCATCAGAGCCCTCGCCGAGACGGGCCGACCGAGTCCCTGGGCGAGCGACGCGGCGTTTTTCTCGCAGGTCCTCGAACAGCGCGAGGGCGGGGGCCGCCGAAACGAGCGGGTCACGGACCAGCTTTCCTGGACCGGCTGGTTCCGCTCCAGACTCGGGGCCGATGCGGTCTTCGCCGGGCCCGAGGCGGACCTGGGGGTCACCCGCGACCGCCCGGCTCCGGACTACGAGGTCGCCTTCTTCGTGATCTACGACCCCCGGACGGAGCTCCTCTTCAAGGCTGAACTCCCCGGCGGGTTCGCGGAGGACCCGGCGGTTCGGTCGGCAGTCGAACAGTACGTGCTGCGGGGGGTGGCAGCCGAGCGTGGGCCACCGCTGCCGATCGCGAAGGCCGACGAACTGGCCCGGATCGGAAGCGAGGGCAAGGCGGAACTCGTCCGACGGCTGGAGGTCGCCTTCGACACGAGCGAGGATCGGAACTACGACGCCGAGCGGTGGGGGCCGGAGTTCTGA
- a CDS encoding NAD(P)-dependent alcohol dehydrogenase translates to MTTARAAVVREAGGPFEIEPVELEAPRAGEVRVRIVGVGICHTDLAVRDQHLPTPLPAVLGHEGAGVVETVGDEVSAVTPGDRVVLSFRSDGTCSNCRTGSPAYCADWEAYNFAGQRLTDGSTPITDTDGEPVHGLFFGQSSFGTHAIVDERSLVPVDDDLPLAKLGPLGCGIMTGAGTVMNTLEVGPGDSIAVFGAGSVGLSAVMAANAVGSTDIIAVDVQPGRLATARELGATHTVDASETEDVVEAVREHLGGGAQYAAEMAGKPAVLRQAADVLRPTGTVAAVGAPPMGAAVSLDVNDLLSGRTVTGVTMGGADPREFIPDLLALYRAGKFPFDRLLTEYPFEEIQQAVADHEAGDVIKPVLRVSEP, encoded by the coding sequence ATGACAACTGCACGTGCGGCCGTCGTCAGGGAGGCGGGCGGCCCCTTCGAGATCGAGCCGGTCGAACTCGAAGCCCCGCGGGCCGGCGAGGTCCGGGTCCGGATCGTCGGTGTCGGGATCTGTCACACCGATCTGGCGGTCCGGGACCAGCACCTGCCCACCCCCTTGCCCGCGGTCCTCGGCCACGAGGGTGCCGGCGTCGTCGAGACCGTCGGCGACGAGGTGAGCGCGGTGACACCCGGCGATCGAGTCGTCCTGTCCTTCCGGTCGGACGGCACCTGCTCGAACTGTCGGACGGGCAGCCCAGCCTACTGTGCGGACTGGGAGGCGTACAACTTCGCTGGCCAGCGGCTGACCGACGGCTCGACGCCGATCACGGACACAGACGGCGAACCGGTTCACGGGTTGTTCTTCGGCCAGTCCTCCTTCGGGACCCACGCCATCGTCGACGAGCGAAGCCTGGTCCCCGTCGACGACGATCTCCCGCTGGCAAAACTCGGTCCGCTGGGGTGTGGGATCATGACCGGAGCCGGCACCGTCATGAACACCCTCGAAGTCGGGCCGGGGGACTCGATCGCCGTCTTCGGTGCGGGCTCGGTCGGGTTGAGCGCGGTGATGGCCGCCAACGCGGTGGGCAGCACGGACATCATCGCCGTGGACGTCCAACCCGGTCGGCTGGCGACCGCTCGCGAACTGGGAGCCACCCACACCGTCGACGCGAGCGAGACCGAGGACGTGGTCGAGGCCGTCCGCGAGCACCTCGGCGGCGGGGCGCAGTACGCCGCGGAGATGGCGGGCAAACCGGCGGTCCTGCGCCAGGCCGCCGACGTGCTCCGCCCGACCGGAACTGTCGCAGCGGTCGGGGCCCCACCCATGGGAGCGGCGGTCAGTCTCGACGTGAACGACCTGCTCTCCGGGCGCACCGTGACCGGCGTCACGATGGGCGGCGCCGATCCGCGCGAGTTCATCCCCGACCTGCTGGCGCTGTATCGGGCAGGGAAGTTCCCCTTCGACCGACTGCTCACCGAATACCCCTTCGAGGAGATCCAGCAGGCCGTCGCCGATCACGAGGCAGGGGACGTAATCAAGCCCGTCCTGCGGGTGAGCGAACCGTAA
- a CDS encoding MarR family transcriptional regulator, giving the protein MPISIDRLENEPPEVLAVREGTQPYTVLQFLAKNDNQAYTQTEIAETTGIDRGSVGAVLSRLDDRDLVRHKGRYWAIGTDDRLAAFAAQQQASSMSTTDDYYAGEK; this is encoded by the coding sequence ATGCCAATCAGCATCGATCGTCTCGAAAACGAACCGCCCGAGGTGTTGGCCGTCCGGGAGGGGACACAGCCCTACACGGTGCTCCAGTTCCTCGCCAAAAACGACAACCAGGCGTACACACAGACGGAGATTGCGGAGACAACGGGGATCGACCGAGGGAGTGTCGGTGCTGTTCTCTCGCGTCTCGATGATCGGGATCTCGTCCGGCACAAAGGCCGGTACTGGGCGATCGGGACGGACGACCGTCTGGCGGCGTTTGCGGCCCAGCAGCAGGCCAGTTCGATGTCGACGACCGATGATTACTACGCCGGGGAGAAATGA
- a CDS encoding queuosine precursor transporter — translation MTRQAMPAPQVALIGLFVTALITAQLTASKVLGFELPFAIPVAGETLALPGAALAYALTFFASDVYAELYGRNAAQILVNVAFGLNFVMLLLVWSTIAAPAAGNSPVAPETFATVLGSSTNIVIASLAAYLVSQNWDVLVFHALRERTDGAHLWLRNIASTGTSQLLDTVIFVGLGFYLVPRFLGTGDPAPLAVVASLLVGQYLLKLLIAVLDTPFVYLVVGALRRREQGSSAASTAD, via the coding sequence ATGACTCGCCAGGCGATGCCCGCGCCGCAGGTGGCGCTGATCGGCCTGTTCGTCACGGCGTTGATCACCGCGCAGCTCACGGCCTCGAAGGTCCTCGGGTTCGAGCTGCCGTTCGCGATCCCGGTGGCCGGCGAGACCCTCGCGCTACCCGGGGCAGCCCTGGCCTACGCGCTGACCTTCTTCGCGTCGGACGTCTACGCGGAGCTGTATGGTCGGAACGCGGCCCAGATCCTCGTGAACGTGGCCTTCGGGTTGAACTTCGTGATGCTCCTGCTGGTCTGGAGCACGATCGCCGCCCCGGCAGCAGGTAATTCTCCGGTCGCGCCGGAGACCTTCGCCACGGTCCTCGGGTCGAGTACGAACATCGTGATCGCCAGCCTGGCGGCCTACCTGGTGAGCCAGAACTGGGACGTGCTGGTCTTTCACGCCCTGCGCGAGCGTACCGATGGCGCGCATCTCTGGCTGCGAAACATCGCGTCGACGGGCACGAGCCAGCTTCTCGATACCGTGATCTTCGTCGGCCTGGGCTTCTACCTGGTCCCGCGCTTTCTCGGGACCGGGGATCCGGCCCCGCTGGCCGTGGTCGCGTCGCTTTTGGTCGGGCAGTACCTCCTGAAACTCCTCATCGCCGTTCTCGATACGCCCTTCGTCTACCTCGTCGTCGGAGCGCTCCGCCGCCGAGAACAGGGCAGTAGTGCCGCGTCGACGGCCGATTAG
- a CDS encoding DUF5813 family protein has product MTAALADAFRSRPEFQETERGDFIIDGTDFEARVTVESDTVTLTQELPTLDSTVQGETVAEVVADGWEETFRRRVADVGKVIASPGGEPAVERDGESLRVTIELPADPTEAPAAALGAANYVEGTWVEGIVPGYDYDERVQAIRNRARETGGEGA; this is encoded by the coding sequence ATGACTGCGGCCCTCGCCGACGCCTTCCGCTCCCGGCCCGAGTTTCAGGAGACAGAACGCGGCGACTTCATCATCGACGGGACCGACTTCGAGGCCCGTGTCACGGTCGAGTCCGACACCGTGACTCTCACCCAGGAGCTGCCCACGCTGGACTCGACAGTCCAGGGGGAGACCGTCGCCGAAGTCGTCGCCGACGGGTGGGAGGAAACGTTCCGCCGGCGCGTGGCGGATGTCGGGAAGGTCATCGCCAGTCCGGGCGGCGAGCCAGCGGTCGAGCGGGACGGTGAGAGCCTCCGGGTCACGATCGAACTCCCGGCCGACCCGACCGAAGCGCCAGCAGCGGCGCTCGGTGCGGCAAACTACGTCGAAGGAACCTGGGTCGAGGGCATCGTCCCCGGGTACGACTACGACGAGCGAGTGCAGGCGATCCGCAACCGGGCGCGGGAGACCGGCGGCGAGGGTGCCTGA
- a CDS encoding universal stress protein: MRVLVPIDGSAQSNAALEYAVDTFAPDELVLLHVIDPVEAGYSAAATMPGYSEEWYENRKEEAETLFEEATASLDGIDTTTVTEVGRPSRAIVSYVEEHDVDHVVMGSHGRSGMTRILLGSVAESVVRRSPIPVTIVR; the protein is encoded by the coding sequence ATGCGAGTATTGGTACCGATCGACGGGTCCGCCCAATCGAATGCGGCCCTCGAGTACGCCGTCGACACGTTCGCCCCGGACGAACTCGTTTTGCTTCACGTCATCGACCCGGTCGAGGCCGGGTACAGCGCCGCCGCGACCATGCCCGGCTACTCCGAGGAGTGGTACGAGAATCGCAAGGAGGAGGCCGAAACGCTCTTCGAGGAGGCCACGGCCAGCCTCGACGGCATCGACACGACGACGGTCACGGAGGTCGGCCGGCCCTCCCGGGCGATCGTCTCCTACGTCGAGGAGCACGACGTCGATCACGTGGTCATGGGGAGCCACGGCCGCTCGGGGATGACCCGCATCCTGCTCGGGAGCGTCGCGGAGTCGGTCGTGCGCCGGTCGCCGATCCCGGTGACGATCGTCCGCTGA
- a CDS encoding aldehyde dehydrogenase family protein yields the protein MSEFSIDADWNALYIDGEWTDREETMSVEDPSTREPITDVPAASEADVDAAYEAAAAAQADWADQPPTRKAAVTQEVAELLQTHAEDIIKLLRLEGGSSTVKANIELESAVGSVLEAASFPSRMKGEHADSIVPEKENIVERVPQGVITVISPWNFPLILSMRAVDAAIATGNSVVLKPASNTPITGGLLLARLYEEAGLPDGVLNVVTGEGSVIGDHVASHPESDVVAFTGSTAVGRHVAGLAGENLAVPAMELGGNGVHLVTDDADVDAAVEAGAFGTYTHQGQICMSINRHVVHEAVYDEYVEKLTAKAAGLPTGSVHDPETIVGPIIDETQRESVRGLIEDSIEAGATVETGGETVPVEGVEDSLVLAPTVLSGVTNDMPVAANEHFGPVAPVIRAESVDAAIEIANDTEYGLSSSVYAGNLDRGREIADQLETGMVHVNDQPVNDEPHVPFGGMKASGIGRYNAEEVISEFTQTKWISLQHEPREYPY from the coding sequence ATGTCCGAATTCTCGATCGACGCCGACTGGAACGCACTGTACATCGACGGCGAGTGGACCGACCGCGAGGAGACGATGTCCGTCGAGGACCCCTCGACACGGGAGCCGATTACCGATGTCCCAGCCGCGAGCGAGGCAGACGTGGACGCGGCCTACGAGGCAGCGGCCGCGGCCCAGGCCGACTGGGCCGACCAGCCGCCCACCCGGAAGGCAGCGGTCACCCAGGAAGTCGCCGAGTTGCTCCAGACACATGCCGAGGACATCATCAAGTTGCTCCGGCTGGAAGGCGGGTCCTCGACGGTCAAGGCGAACATCGAACTGGAGAGTGCGGTCGGATCGGTGCTCGAAGCGGCGTCGTTCCCCTCGCGGATGAAGGGCGAACACGCCGACTCGATCGTCCCGGAGAAAGAGAACATCGTCGAGCGGGTCCCGCAGGGAGTCATCACGGTGATCTCGCCCTGGAACTTCCCGCTCATCCTCTCGATGCGGGCGGTCGACGCCGCCATCGCGACCGGGAACAGCGTCGTGCTGAAACCGGCCTCGAACACGCCCATCACCGGAGGGCTCCTCCTGGCACGACTCTACGAGGAGGCGGGGCTTCCCGACGGGGTCCTGAACGTCGTGACCGGCGAGGGATCGGTTATCGGCGATCACGTCGCAAGTCACCCGGAGAGCGACGTGGTCGCGTTCACCGGCTCGACCGCGGTCGGCCGGCACGTCGCGGGCCTGGCCGGCGAGAACCTCGCGGTTCCCGCCATGGAACTCGGCGGGAACGGCGTCCACCTCGTCACCGACGACGCCGACGTGGACGCCGCCGTCGAGGCCGGGGCCTTCGGCACCTACACCCACCAGGGCCAGATCTGCATGTCGATCAACCGCCACGTCGTCCACGAGGCGGTTTACGACGAGTACGTCGAGAAACTCACCGCGAAGGCGGCGGGACTCCCCACCGGAAGCGTCCACGACCCGGAGACGATCGTGGGGCCGATCATCGACGAGACCCAGCGCGAAAGCGTCCGTGGGCTCATCGAGGACAGTATCGAAGCCGGAGCCACGGTCGAGACGGGCGGCGAGACGGTGCCCGTCGAAGGCGTCGAGGATTCACTCGTGCTGGCACCGACCGTCCTCTCCGGGGTGACAAACGACATGCCCGTCGCGGCGAACGAGCACTTCGGCCCGGTCGCCCCGGTCATTCGGGCGGAAAGCGTCGATGCAGCCATCGAGATCGCCAACGACACCGAGTACGGGCTCTCGAGCAGCGTCTACGCCGGCAATCTGGACCGCGGGCGGGAGATCGCCGACCAGCTGGAGACAGGAATGGTACACGTCAACGACCAGCCCGTCAACGACGAACCACACGTCCCCTTCGGCGGGATGAAGGCCTCGGGTATCGGCCGATACAACGCCGAAGAGGTCATCTCCGAGTTCACCCAGACCAAGTGGATCAGCCTCCAGCACGAGCCGCGGGAGTACCCGTACTAA
- a CDS encoding ribbon-helix-helix domain-containing protein — protein MPKISVEIPAELLSDLDEHVGEDGKFVNRSDAIRASIRKTLDRLDEIDARHDRLEAEEQ, from the coding sequence ATGCCCAAGATTAGCGTGGAGATTCCGGCCGAACTCCTTTCGGACCTCGACGAGCACGTCGGCGAGGACGGGAAGTTCGTCAATCGCAGCGACGCGATCCGGGCCTCGATCCGGAAGACCCTGGACCGACTCGACGAGATCGACGCCCGACACGACCGGCTGGAGGCCGAAGAGCAATGA
- a CDS encoding DNA polymerase sliding clamp, giving the protein MFTAIVSAETLRTTLDSVSVLVDECKIHLTEDGLEIRAVDPANVGMVDLELEAAAFESYEADGGIIGVDLSRLEDIAGMADAGQLVQLELDEETRKLHIHIDGLEYTLALIDPDSIRQEPDLPDLDLPARIVIEGRDIDRAVRAADMVSDHIALGVDTAAEHFYVDAEGDTDDVHLELGPEDLISLELGEAHSLFSLDYLKDMNKAIPADGEVVVELGEEFPVKFHFDIAEGLGNVTYMLAPRIQSE; this is encoded by the coding sequence ATGTTTACGGCCATCGTGAGCGCCGAGACGCTCCGGACCACACTCGACTCCGTGAGCGTGTTGGTGGACGAGTGCAAGATCCACCTCACCGAAGACGGACTCGAAATCCGGGCGGTCGACCCGGCGAACGTGGGCATGGTTGATCTCGAACTCGAGGCCGCGGCCTTCGAGTCCTACGAGGCGGACGGCGGAATCATCGGCGTGGACCTCTCGCGACTGGAGGACATCGCCGGCATGGCCGATGCCGGCCAGCTCGTCCAGCTCGAACTCGACGAGGAGACCCGGAAACTCCACATCCACATCGACGGCCTGGAGTACACCCTCGCGCTCATCGATCCCGACTCCATCCGCCAGGAGCCGGACCTCCCCGACCTGGACCTTCCCGCCCGCATCGTGATCGAGGGCCGGGACATCGACCGCGCCGTACGAGCGGCGGATATGGTCTCCGATCACATCGCGCTGGGCGTGGATACGGCCGCCGAGCACTTCTACGTCGACGCCGAGGGCGACACCGACGACGTGCATCTGGAACTCGGTCCGGAGGATCTGATCTCCCTGGAGCTGGGCGAGGCCCACTCGCTTTTCTCGCTTGACTACCTCAAGGACATGAACAAGGCCATCCCGGCCGACGGCGAGGTCGTCGTCGAACTCGGCGAGGAGTTCCCCGTGAAGTTCCACTTCGACATCGCCGAGGGCCTGGGCAACGTGACCTACATGCTCGCGCCCCGGATCCAGAGCGAGTAG
- a CDS encoding ATP-binding protein yields the protein MSDLGSFSDFRDSESSGDEGGEEQSGGSGPEGREFDRPDVTASGSDTGVGALAVSEGLRVAEEAEENRLRAYVTAQNRTDIRLGTYLLAPYPDDETLFCRITGLEYAQAYRSDDATEIHARRAMRSSGIDEQDYKLMADLDPLAVLYPDGDTLRRRAPDRVPKPETVVKHASDHEKIRTGLDLPESGAFLGHLSVGGERVRTQATPPTVAYRLEDGDSGADPLIFRHVLIAGGTGSGKTHTAKNVLRQYLTEDRRYAIEPGSNRTPRAAVVQFDPQDEYAQMHDDNPDLDAATEREYDRQSVASGGHDDTVAFVPQVGTARYAAGHHRAEQQAFTIPFSMVRANKWLVAGGRLNDNQYNALSYLLDRFFDERSGEATYQAFLDFLDDPALRQELDESGRVHEATFDAVKRRVSAVPRGVFDQDARPITDLVHEFVRPGRLSVVPTYHLSSTRAAEMVVLALSSLLVDQKLSSDPTFERIKETPLILGMDEAHNFLADADSVQARQVIGKFTEAAKQGRKERLGLFLITQDPQDIADPVFKQLNTRIALTLSDEDAVSSLNLPTALESRITDMERGNMAVYSPDNSKPVEVMGLSTCLTRHGRD from the coding sequence ATGAGCGATCTCGGATCGTTTTCGGACTTCCGGGACAGTGAGTCGTCCGGGGACGAGGGCGGTGAGGAGCAGTCCGGCGGGAGCGGTCCCGAGGGGCGCGAGTTCGACCGCCCAGACGTGACCGCAAGCGGCAGCGATACCGGTGTCGGCGCGCTCGCCGTCTCGGAGGGCCTTCGGGTCGCCGAGGAGGCAGAGGAGAACCGGTTGCGGGCCTACGTAACGGCCCAGAACCGAACGGATATCCGCCTCGGCACGTACCTGCTCGCGCCGTATCCGGACGACGAGACACTCTTCTGTCGTATCACCGGCCTGGAGTACGCCCAGGCTTACCGGAGCGACGACGCCACCGAGATCCACGCCCGCCGGGCCATGCGCTCCTCGGGGATCGACGAACAGGATTACAAACTCATGGCCGACCTCGATCCCCTCGCGGTTCTCTATCCCGACGGCGACACCCTGCGACGGCGGGCCCCGGACCGGGTCCCGAAACCCGAGACGGTCGTCAAACACGCCAGTGACCACGAGAAGATCCGGACGGGGCTGGACCTCCCCGAGTCCGGGGCCTTTCTCGGCCACCTCTCCGTGGGTGGCGAGCGGGTGCGCACCCAGGCCACGCCGCCGACGGTGGCCTACCGCCTCGAAGACGGGGATTCGGGGGCCGACCCGCTGATCTTCCGCCACGTCCTCATCGCGGGTGGCACCGGCTCGGGCAAGACCCACACCGCGAAGAACGTCCTGCGCCAGTACCTCACCGAGGACCGGCGATACGCCATCGAACCCGGGAGCAATCGCACGCCGCGAGCGGCCGTCGTGCAGTTCGACCCACAGGACGAGTACGCCCAGATGCACGACGACAACCCGGATCTGGACGCGGCGACCGAACGCGAGTACGACCGCCAGAGCGTGGCCTCGGGCGGCCACGATGACACCGTCGCGTTCGTCCCGCAGGTCGGCACCGCCCGGTACGCTGCGGGCCACCACCGCGCCGAACAGCAGGCCTTCACCATCCCGTTTTCGATGGTCCGGGCGAACAAGTGGCTCGTCGCCGGCGGACGCCTCAACGACAACCAGTACAACGCGTTGAGCTATCTCCTCGATCGCTTCTTCGACGAACGGAGCGGCGAGGCTACCTACCAGGCCTTCCTGGATTTCCTCGACGATCCGGCGCTCAGACAGGAACTCGACGAGAGCGGCCGCGTCCACGAGGCGACCTTCGACGCCGTGAAACGCCGGGTCTCGGCGGTCCCGCGGGGGGTCTTCGACCAGGACGCCAGGCCGATCACCGACCTGGTCCACGAGTTCGTCCGGCCGGGCCGGCTCTCGGTGGTCCCGACCTACCACCTCTCCTCTACCCGGGCCGCCGAGATGGTGGTCCTCGCGCTCTCCAGTCTCCTCGTCGATCAGAAACTGTCGAGCGATCCGACCTTCGAGCGGATCAAGGAGACCCCGCTCATTCTGGGGATGGACGAGGCGCACAACTTCCTGGCGGATGCAGACAGCGTCCAGGCCCGGCAGGTGATCGGGAAGTTCACCGAGGCGGCCAAACAGGGCCGCAAGGAACGGCTGGGACTGTTCTTGATCACCCAGGATCCACAGGACATCGCGGATCCGGTGTTCAAACAGCTCAACACCCGGATCGCACTCACCCTGAGCGACGAGGACGCCGTCTCCAGTCTGAACCTGCCGACCGCACTGGAATCCCGAATCACGGACATGGAGCGGGGCAACATGGCCGTTTACTCGCCGGACAACTCCAAACCCGTCGAAGTGATGGGGCTCTCGACCTGTCTCACGCGTCACGGCCGGGATTGA
- the hjc gene encoding Holliday junction resolvase Hjc, translating to MSANRKGDRRERELVNALDAAGFAVMRAPASGSATERELPDVLAGNGTVFYAIEAKASAADPIYLTSEEVEALRYFAESFGAKPRIAARFDREDWAFFHPAETLTENGAYRVKHDRAIEDGERIADLWVEEPDPEARREDVRGILNALDTGVMSVEEAVESLL from the coding sequence ATGTCCGCCAACCGAAAGGGCGACCGCCGGGAGCGGGAACTGGTCAACGCCCTCGATGCGGCCGGATTCGCCGTCATGCGAGCCCCGGCCAGCGGAAGCGCCACGGAGCGGGAACTCCCGGACGTGCTCGCGGGGAACGGCACCGTCTTCTATGCCATCGAGGCCAAGGCCAGCGCCGCCGACCCGATCTATCTGACCAGCGAGGAAGTCGAAGCCCTGCGATATTTCGCAGAGTCCTTCGGCGCGAAACCCCGGATCGCCGCCCGGTTCGATCGGGAGGACTGGGCCTTCTTCCACCCCGCCGAAACCCTCACCGAGAACGGGGCCTACCGCGTGAAACACGACCGGGCGATCGAGGACGGCGAGCGGATCGCTGATCTCTGGGTCGAGGAACCCGATCCGGAAGCCAGACGCGAGGACGTTCGTGGAATTCTCAACGCCCTCGATACGGGCGTGATGTCAGTCGAAGAGGCCGTCGAGTCGCTGTTGTAG
- a CDS encoding RlmE family RNA methyltransferase has product MGRKDQYYNKAKQQGYRARSAYKLAQIDDQVGLLAAGDTVLDLGAAPGGWLQVAAERVGETGRVIGVDFQRIDPLEDHDVETIRGDMTEDSTTEKIEEAAPEGVDVVVSDMAPNMTGEYDLDHARSVHLARTAFEVAQDFLDSGGNFVVKVFQGRDLDAFVADVEDEFDKVSIVRPDASRESSSEVYVVGIGYLTAPVSVGETRTVTIEATGEDGDGIAYVEGYTLFVPDTAVGDEIEVEVTGVKPRFGFAEPV; this is encoded by the coding sequence ATGGGACGGAAGGATCAGTACTACAACAAGGCCAAGCAACAGGGCTATCGGGCCCGCTCGGCCTACAAACTTGCCCAGATCGACGACCAGGTCGGGCTGCTTGCGGCCGGCGACACGGTACTCGATCTCGGGGCGGCTCCCGGCGGGTGGCTGCAGGTCGCCGCCGAGCGAGTCGGCGAAACGGGGCGGGTCATCGGGGTCGACTTCCAGCGGATCGACCCGCTCGAAGACCACGACGTCGAGACGATCCGCGGGGACATGACCGAGGACTCGACGACCGAGAAGATCGAAGAGGCGGCCCCAGAAGGGGTCGACGTGGTCGTCTCCGACATGGCCCCGAACATGACCGGCGAGTACGACCTGGACCACGCCCGGTCGGTCCACCTCGCCCGGACGGCCTTCGAGGTCGCCCAGGACTTCCTGGATTCGGGTGGGAACTTCGTCGTGAAGGTCTTCCAGGGCCGGGACCTCGATGCCTTCGTCGCGGACGTCGAGGACGAATTCGACAAGGTCAGCATCGTTCGCCCGGATGCCTCCCGGGAGTCCTCCTCGGAGGTGTACGTGGTCGGAATCGGCTACCTGACCGCCCCGGTCTCGGTTGGCGAAACGCGGACGGTCACCATCGAGGCGACGGGCGAGGACGGCGACGGGATCGCCTACGTCGAGGGGTACACACTCTTTGTGCCCGACACAGCGGTCGGCGACGAAATCGAAGTCGAAGTGACCGGTGTGAAGCCACGGTTCGGGTTCGCCGAACCGGTCTAA